The Stigmatopora argus isolate UIUO_Sarg chromosome 16, RoL_Sarg_1.0, whole genome shotgun sequence genome has a window encoding:
- the lmnb1 gene encoding lamin-B1 yields the protein MPYSRVRGAQVEKFVSKVLVFFSLPKHLILIMTSITVSGSGQRSTCRGNVQMNSKRITRLQEKQYLRNLNDRLATYIDRVRNVESEKAKINLEMTKIEEVKSRQLCRKIAAYDTELADARKSLDDSSKNRAWLQIELGKLKSEHEELLQSYYKKASEVSGANVRLKDLEAQLNSKEALLATSLTEKTILEGNIAELQEEIRGLNAVLAQTKDELANELLIRVDLENRLQSLTEEMDFRKTMHQEEVKEACQRFETCLVEVESGHKEEYESKLSLALTEMRVQNEEQMRIYKDSMESTYITKMDNVRRLSEMNGNSANIAREELRESTLRVVSLNAQLEGLQKEACGWRDRVAELEVALAHEKDARRKLLFEKDSEVAQIQKKMEHQLNEYEQLLDVKCALDMEINAYRKLIEGEEERLKLCSSHSSRGDAASVSSSSRSVRGAHGKRKRIDVEEQEASSSVSIAHFASATGPVVIDEIDAEGKFVSVHNTGDKDQAMAGCEVVKTIGNVSATFKFTPRYTLKAGHKVTIWAADAGVSSKPPSDLVWKDQASWRPGDSVYVVLINAKGEEVAKRKTADDDNVEEFSALNEEFAKNDPQQNSNIRSFKNKQEKSNWTRSDVKPADVPQSCQRICSIM from the exons ATGCCTTACAGTCGCGTCCGTGGGGCACAAGTCGAGAAGTTTGTTTCaaaagttcttgtttttttctctctcccaaAACATCTCATCTTAATTATGACTAGCATAACGGTATCCGGTAGCGGCCAGAGAAGCACGTGCCGAGGCAACGTCCAAATGAACTCCAAAAGAATCACCAGATTGCAAGAAAAACAGTATCTGAGGAACCTCAACGACCGCCTGGCCACCTACATCGACCGGGTTCGAAATGTCGAGTCGGAGAAAGCGAAGATTAATTTGGAAATGACGAAAATCGAGGAGGTGAAGAGCCGACAGCTGTGTCGCAAAATCGCCGCCTACGACACCGAGCTGGCCGATGCCAGGAAGAGTTTGGACGATTCGTCCAAGAATCGAGCCTGGCTGCAGATTGAACTGGGAAAACTCAAATCGGAGCATGAGGAACTTTTACAGAG CTACTATAAAAAAGCATCTGAAGTGTCAGGAGCAAACGTCCGTCTGAAGGACCTGGAAGCTCAGCTGAACTCCAAAGAGGCCCTGCTCGCCACTTCCTTGACCGAAAAAACCATCTTGGAGGGCAACATCGCTGAACTGCAGGAGGAAATACGCGGG TTAAACGCCGTCCTGGCTCAAACCAAGGACGAGCTGGCCAACGAGTTGCTGATTCGGGTGGACTTGGAAAACCGCCTTCAGAGCTTGACGGAGGAGATGGACTTTCGCAAGACCATGCACCAGGAG GAAGTGAAGGAAGCGTGCCAGCGCTTCGAGACGTGCCTGGTGGAGGTGGAGTCCGGCCACAAGGAGGAGTACGAGTCCAAGCTGAGCCTGGCCTTGACGGAGATGAGGGTCCAAAATGAGGAGCAGATGAGGATCTACAAAGACAGCATGGAGAGCACTTACATCACTAAA ATGGACAACGTGCGGCGGCTGTCTGAGATGAACGGGAATTCGGCCAACATCGCCAGGGAGGAGCTACGCGAGTCCACCTTGAGGGTGGTCAGCCTCAACGCCCAATTGGAAGGACTGCAGAAGGAG GCTTGCGGTTGGCGCGATCGCGTCGCCGAACTGGAGGTGGCGCTGGCTCACGAGAAAGACGCCCGACGCAAACTCCTCTTTGAGAAAGACAGCGAAGTGGCTCAGATTCAGAAAAAGATGGAGCACCAGTTGAACGAATACGAGCAGCTTCTGGACGTCAAATGCGCCCTGGACATGGAAATCAACGCCTATCGCAAACTGATCGAGGGAGAAGAGGAAAG ATTGAAGCTGTGCTCCAGCCATTCGTCCCGCGGAGACGCCGCTTCGGTTTCCAGCAGCAGCCGAAGCGTCCGCGGCGCTCACGGGAAAAGGAAGCGGATCGACGTGGAGGAACAGGAAGCCAGCAGCTCCGTGTCCATCGCCCACTTTGCCTCGGCCACGGGTCCCGTGGTCATCGACGAGATTGACGCCGAGGGAAAGTTCGTCAGCGTCCACAACACGGGCGATaag GACCAGGCCATGGCGGGCTGCGAAGTGGTGAAAACCATCGGAAATGTCAGCGCCACTTTCAAATTCACACCCAGGTACACCTTGAAGGCTGGACACAAAGTCACG ATTTGGGCGGCGGATGCCGGCGTCAGCTCCAAACCCCCCTCGGATCTGGTTTGGAAAGACCAGGCCTCCTGGAGACCCGGGGACAGCGTCTACGTGGTTTTGATCAACGCTAAGGGAGAG GAGGTGGCCAAAAGAAAGACGGCAGATGATGACAATGTGGAGGAATTTAGTGCTCTGAATGAAGAATTTGCTAAAAAtgaccctcaacaaaat AGCAATATCCGGTCTTTTAAAAACAAGCAGGAAAAGAGCAACTGGACCAGAAGTGACGTCAAACCCGCT GATGTTCCTCAAAGTTGCCAGAGAATCTGCTCCATCATGTGA
- the prrc1 gene encoding protein PRRC1 — translation MMEESGIETTPPTTPTPPIIAAALSSPPPMNMAPSSHPFTMAATSASMNSPLAAASAFSGPVTPASIFPPPSSLASPFGANLAVSAPPPPSFAGPPPVGPPAGPPISSFSMSAGYDITRGHAGRTPQTPLMPSYSSPTSIPGVVSNPMVQQPAMTGGLADVRSPITFPEEQDDPRGFPDQAGGGIWGFFKGVAGNPVVKTVLDKTKHSVESMITTLDPGMAPYIKSGGDIDIVVASNKETNVDAVRDAFQEVFGMAVVTGEIGPSNIAPQPVGYAAGLKGAQERIDSLRRSGAIHEKQPVVSMEKFIAELFPEKWFDIGCLILEDPAHNTKVEVFTQATPVALHYVQQAQSLTPPDYSLGWSGLLVPIGQVSEGGPSDGDGTAWLEATTGMTQRQMIYGAAKALAGIYKRRLALRTE, via the exons ATGATGGAAGAAAGCGGGATTGAGACGACCCCTCCAACCACCCCGACGCCGCCAATAATTGCTGCCGCTTTGAGCAGCCCTCCACCGATGAACATGG CTCCATCCAGCCATCCTTTCACCATGGCCGCCACCTCAGCCTCCATGAATTCGCCACTCGCCGCGGCCTCGGCGTTTAGCGGTCCCGTGACTCCAGCATCCATCTTTCCTCCTCCGTCTTCGCTCGCCAGCCCTTTCGGCGCCAACCTCGCCGTCTCGGCTCCTCCCCCGCCCTCTTTCGCCGGCCCGCCTCCCGTCGGGCCTCCCGCCGGGCCTCCCATTTCCAGCTTCTCCATGAGCGCGGGCTACGACATCACGCGGGGTCACGCGGGTCGGACGCCGCAAACGCCGTTGATGCCATCTTATTCCAGCCCGACCTCCATTCCGG GTGTGGTGTCCAACCCTATGGTTCAACAGCCTGCCATGACCGGAGGTCTAGCAGATGTCAGATCCCCCATCACCTTCCCTGAGGAGCAGGACGATCCCAGAGGATTTCCAGACCAGGCCGGGGGAGGAATCTGGGGTTTTTTCAAG ggtGTCGCTGGGAACCCGGTGGTTAAGACGGTCCTGGACAAGACCAAGCATTCGGTGGAGTCGATGATCACCACCCTAGATCCCGGCATGGCTCCGTATATCA AATCTGGAGGAGACATTGACATCGTGGTGGCTTCCAATAAGGAGACCAACGTGGACGCTGTGCGAGATGCTTTTCAGGAGGTTTTCGGGATGGCCGTGGTCACGGGGGAAATCGGTCCGTCCAACATTGCCCCGCAGCCTGTGGGCTACGCTGCGGGACTCAAG GGGGCTCAGGAGCGCATCGATAGTTTGAGAAGATCGGGCGCCATCCACGAGAAGCAGCCGGTGGTCTCCATGGAGAAATTTATTGCCGAGCTCTTCCCCGAGAA GTGGTTCGACATAGGCTGTTTGATCCTAGAGGACCCTGCTCATAACACCAAAGTGGAGGTCTTCACCCAGGCCACCCCGGTGGCGCTCCATTATGTCCAGCAG GCGCAGTCGCTGACCCCGCCGGACTACAGCCTGGGTTGGTCCGGCCTTCTGGTCCCAATAGGCCAGGTCTCGGAAGGCGGCCCGTCCGACGGCGACGGGACGGCGTGGCTGGAGGCCACGACGGGGATGACGCAACGGCAGATGATCTACGGCGCCGCCAAAGCCTTGGCTGGAATCTACAAACGGAGACTGGCGCTCAGGACTGAATGA
- the LOC144091034 gene encoding long-chain fatty acid transport protein 6: MFTLVLSTTLVTLLTLLFYQKTRHPFFWQDFKYYAKLGMYRKSLQSRMRRGVVTFLDCFLLRARESPDKPFILFEDEKLTYGDVDRRSERLADAFGDKPWEGGGVVALLMGNEPDFVCVWLALCKLGCQVAFLNTNVKAKALIRCIHSCGAKTLVVGSGLDSLLEEMLPDLQKDNISIWTVHPSSFPQDVVTSLQQVQSTSSEKRREPLRVDVMSNFLYIFTSGTTGFPKAARVGHLKAIASMAFFHMCGATSEDVIYISLPLYHMSASLLGIGGCIQLGATCVLKKKFSASHFWKDCVKYNVTVVQYIGELCRYLVNHPVVPEEKSHRVRLAAGSGLRADVWKAFARRFGTVTIREGYGLTEASVGFLNYTDEIGPVGRASYFNKLSLPFHLLRYDPQTGEAYRTASGRCQPARVGEAGLLVAPVTAASPFSGYAGNQIQSEKKLLKDVFTEGDVYFNTGDLLLRDHRQFLYFRDRLGDTFRWKGENVSTMEVSEVLCLLDFIQEANVYGVAIPGYEGRIGMAAIVLKEEHTLSGPKLYGHLLETLPAYAWPRFLRIQASLEMTETFKQQKGKLVQEGFDPKMTQDLLYFLDIQQKDYLLLDVSLYEDIVCGKIQL; this comes from the exons ATGTTCACGCTCGTGCTGAGCACCACTTTAGTGACTTTACTTACCCTCCTTTTCTACCAGAAAACGCGACATCcctttttttggcaagatttcaAATACTACGCCAAACTTGGGATGTACAGAAAGTCGTTGCAAAGTCGCATGCGGCGAGGAGTGGTCACCTTTTTGGACTGCTTTCTCCTCCGGGCGAGGGAGAGCCCCGACAAGCCATTTATTCTCTTCGAAGATGAAAAGTTGACGTACGGGGACGTGGACCGGAGAAGCGAGCGCTTGGCCGACGCTTTCGGGGACAAGCCTTGGGAAGGAGGCGGCGTCGTGGCCCTGTTGATGGGCAACGAACCGGATTTTGTTTGCGTGTGGCTGGCACTTTGCAAACTGGGCTGTCAAGTAGCCTTTCTCAATACCAATGTTAAAGCAAAGGCTCTGATTCGTTGTATTCATAGCTGTGGGGCCAAGACGCTTGTAGTGGGTTCAG GTTTGGACTCTTTGCTGGAGGAGATGCTACCGGACCTCCAAAAGGACAACATATCGATTTGGACAGTGCATCCCTCGTCCTTCCCGCAGGACGTCGTCACCTCCCTCCAACAGGTGCAAAGCACGTCCAGCGAAAAGCGACGGGAGCCGCTTCGGGTGGACGTCATGTCCAATTTCCTCTACATATTTACATCGGGAACCACAG GTTTCCCGAAGGCGGCCCGCGTGGGTCACCTGAAGGCCATCGCCAGCATGGCCTTCTTTCACATGTGCGGCGCCACGTCGGAAGACGTCATCTACATCAGCCTTCCTCTCTACCACATGTCCGCTTCCCTGTTGGGCATCGGCGGCTGCATCCAGCTCG GTGCAACTTGTGTGTTAAAAAAGAAGTTTTCCGCCAGTCACTTTTGGAAAGACTGCGTCAAGTACAACGTGACCGTGGTGCAATACATAGGAGAGCTTTGTCGATATTTGGTCAACCACCCTGTG GTTCCGGAGGAGAAAAGTCACCGCGTTCGTCTGGCGGCGGGAAGCGGCCTTCGCGCCGACGTGTGGAAGGCCTTCGCCCGCCGTTTCGGGACCGTCACCATCCGAGAAGGCTACGGCTTGACGGAGGCCAGCGTGGGCTTCCTCAACTACACCGATGAGATCGGACCCGTCGGGAGAGCCAGCTACTTCAACAAG CTTTCGCTGCCATTTCACCTGCTGAGATACGACCCGCAAACAGGCGAGGCGTACAGAACGGCGTCCGGACGATGTCAACCGGCACGCGTCG GTgaagccggtcttttggtggctcCCGTCACGGCGGCCAGTCCGTTCTCGGGTTACGCCGGAAACCAGATCCAGTCCGAGAAGAAGTTGCTCAAGGACGTGTTCACGGAAGGGGACGTCTATTTTAACACCGGAGACCTCCTGCTCCGAGACCACCGACAATTTCTTTACTTCCGGGACCGACTCGGAGATACTTTCAG GTGGAAAGGAGAAAATGTGTCCACCATGGAAGTGTCCGAGGTTTTATGTCTTCTGGATTTTATTCAAGAGGCCAATGTTTATGGAGTCGCTATACCAG GATACGAAGGTCGAATAGGCATGGCCGCCATTGTTTTAAAAGAGGAGCACACATTAAGCGGGCCCAAACTCTACGGCCACTTGCTGGAAACTCTTCCAGCGTACGCCTGGCCTCGCTTTCTCCGAATCCAG gCCTCTCTGGAGATGACCGAAACTTTTAAGCAACAGAAGGGGAAGTTAGTCCAAGAGGGATTTGACCCCAAGATGACGCAGGATCTTCTCTATTTCTTAGATATCCAGCAGAAAGACTATCTTCTCCTCGATGTATCTCTCTACGAGGACATCGTGTgtggaaaaatacaattatag
- the megf10 gene encoding multiple epidermal growth factor-like domains protein 10 yields the protein MDVALRHRGMQVLLAVAFLFLPCITSSLELEDPNVCSHWERYSVTVQESYAHPFDQIYYTSCADILNWFKCTRHRVSYRTAYRSGQKTMYRRKSQCCPGFFENGQICVPHCEETCVHGRCMAPNTCQCEPGWGGSNCSSACDNGQWGPHCSNRCQCQNNALCNPITGACLCAPGYKGWRCEEACQVGAYGNGCQQKCQCQNGASCHHTTGECKCSPGYTGAFCEDACPPGKHGPQCEERCPCQNGGICHHVSGECSCPAGWMGSVCGQPCPEGRFGPNCSQECQCHNNALCSSSTGECVCSPGYTGERCQDECPFGTYGAGCAERCPCKNNGKCYHGYGRCSCQPGFAGETCDIRLCPEGIYGLLCDEKCPCYAQNTQSCHPMSGECTCLPGWSGLYCNETCGPGFYGDACRRPCRCQNGADCHSVTGKCLCAPGFTDVDCSASCPAGSHGTNCSSTCNCKNGAECSPVDGSCFCKPGWHGLDCSINCPSGTWGLGCNVTCPCGNEGACDAVTGRCTCAAGWRGDKCQLPCQDGTYGLDCKERCDCSHANGCHHATGHCRCLAGWTGLHCDGVCPEGRWGPNCSLICNCKNGASCSPDEGTCECAPGYRGNTCQRMCSPGYFGHRCSQTCPQCAHSNGPCHHVSGQCDCLPGFKGGLCNQVCPSGFYGKRCARRCRCVNGGTCNPMDGSCQCFPGWIGSDCSQPCPPARWGPDCVHTCNCHNGAHCSAYDGECKCSPGWTGLYCTQRCPLGFHGKDCSQKCRCLNGADCDHVSGGCTCRTGFMGQHCEQKCPSGSYGYGCRQVCACLNNSTCDHMTGTCYCNNGWKGARCDQAGVIVDSLNTFSSTAVHVDTRQIGAIAGIVALLLLGLFLLLLFVIYRKKRKGKKAPVPAVTYTPAVRATADYTVTDAHLPRDAHPSNYFSNPSYHTLTQCTNPEHNSPYGKAGKNNMFLNLNNAEERKRYPMADPSGTLPARWKHRDRFNELGAYGADRRCTGKSLRDLAKGIPYHGSSSSLNSWENPYATIKDPPTGTTKSAECGYVEMKSPARRDPPYAEIANAGDQTNPKNVYEIEPTVSAIGDAGQSQEHTPAGQDPYDLPKNSHIPCHYDVLPVRESPTSEDGQLDAD from the exons ATGGACGTGGCACTACGGCACCGCGGGATGCAGGTTTTATTAGCCGTGGCCTTCCTTTTTCTGCCATGCATCACCTCCTCTCTGGAACTGGAAGATCCCAACGTCTGCAGCCACTGGGAGAG ATATTCCGTGACCGTTCAAGAGTCCTATGCCCATCCTTTTGATCAGATTTATTACACCAGCTGCGCGGACATCTTGAACTGGTTCAAGTGCACGAGACACAG GGTAAGCTACCGGACGGCGTACCGCAGCGGCCAGAAGACCATGTACCGTCGGAAATCCCAGTGCTGCCCGGGCTTCTTCGAAAACGGACAAATATGCGTCC CTCATTGCGAGGAGACTTGCGTTCACGGCCGCTGCATGGCCCCCAACACCTGCCAGTGTGAGCCTGGATGGGGAGGTTCCAATTGCTCCAGCG cATGTGACAATGGCCAGTGGGGTCCCCATTGCAGCAACAGATGTCAATGCCAGAATAATGCTCTGTGCAACCCCATCACGGGAGCCTGCCTCTGCGCTCCCGGTTACAAAGGTTGGCGATGCGAGGAAGCGTGCCAGGTGGGCGCCTACGGGAACGGGTGTCAGCAGAAATGCCAGTGCCAAAACGGGGCGTCTTGTCACCACACCACGGGAGAATGCAAGTGTTCGCCGGGATACACGGGAGCTTT TTGTGAAGACGCGTGTCCTCCAGGCAAACACGGACCGCAGTGTGAAGAGAGGTGTCCCTGCCAAAATGGCGGCATATGTCACCACGTGTCCGGAGAGTGCTCTTGTCCAGCAGGATGGATG GGTAGCGTATGCGGACAGCCGTGCCCCGAGGGAAGATTTGGCCCCAACTGTTCCCAAGAATGCCAATGCCACAACAATGCTTTATGTAGTTCATCCACCGGAGAGTGTGTTTGCAGCCCTGGCTACACGGGAGAACG ATGTCAGGACGAATGTCCGTTCGGGACTTACGGCGCCGGCTGCGCAGAGCGATGTCCCTGCAAGAACAACGGCAAATGCTACCACGGCTACGGACGCTGCTCGTGCCAGCCGGGCTTTGCCGGCGAGACCTGCGATATCCGACTGTGTCCCGAAGGAATCTACGGCCTACTGTGTGACGAAAAGTGTCCGTGCTACGCACAGAACACGCAAAG CTGCCATCCGATGTCAGGGGAGTGCACGTGTCTTCCCGGTTGGTCCGGCCTCTACTGCAACGAGACGTGCGGCCCGGGGTTCTACGGCGACGCCTGCCGACGGCCGTGCCGCTGCCAGAACGGTGCCGACTGCCACAGTGTCACGGGCAAATGTCTTTGTGCTCCAGGCTTCACC gatgtGGACTGTTCCGCCTCCTGCCCAGCAGGGTCTCACGGCACAAATTGCTCCTCGACCTGTAACTGCAAGAACGGAGCCGAGTGTTCCCCCGTGGACGGCTCCTGCTTCTGTAAACCAG GCTGGCACGGATTGGACTGTTCCATCAACTGCCCCAGCGGCACGTGGGGTCTCGGCTGTAACGTGACCTGCCCGTGCGGGAACGAAGGCGCTTGTGACGCCGTGACTGGTCGCTGCACTTGCGCCGCGGGCTGGAGAGGAGACAAATGCCAACTGCCGTGCCAG gatggtaCCTATGGTCTGGACTGCAAAGAGCGCTGCGACTGCAGTCACGCAAACGGATGCCATCACGCTACCGGGCACTGTCGCTGCCTGGCCGGATGGACCG GGCTCCACTGCGACGGCGTGTGCCCCGAGGGCCGCTGGGGGCCAAACTGTTCCTTAATTTGTAACTGCAAGAACGGGGCGTCCTGCTCTCCCGACGAAGGGACGTGCGAGTGTGCGCCGGGATACAGAGGCAACACCTGTCAGAGGA tgTGCTCTCCAGGTTATTTCGGTCACCGGTGCAGTCAGACGTGTCCCCAGTGCGCCCACAGTAACGGTCCCTGCCATCACGTCAGCGGACAATGCGACTGCCTGCCCGGCTTCAAGGGAGGCCTTTGCAACCAGG TCTGTCCCAGCGGCTTCTACGGAAAGAGATGCGCCCGCAGATGTCGCTGCGTCAACGGCGGCACCTGCAACCCCATGGACGGCTCCTGTCAGTGTTTCCCGGGATGGATCGGAAGCGATTGCTCGCAAC CGTGTCCTCCCGCTCGGTGGGGACCCGACTGCGTCCACACGTGCAATTGTCACAACGGCGCTCACTGCAGCGCCTACGACGGGGAATGCAAGTGCAGCCCGGGGTGGACCGGCCTTTACTGCACGCAAC GTTGTCCGTTGGGATTTCACGGGAAAGATTGTTCCCAGAAATGCCGCTGCTTGAACGGGGCCGACTGCGATCACGTCTCCGGGGGATGCACTTGCCGCACGGGTTTCATGGGACAGCACTGCGAACAAA AGTGCCCCTCGGGATCGTACGGCTACGGCTGCCGTCAAGTGTGCGCCTGCCTGAACAACTCCACCTGCGATCACATGACCGGCACCTGCTACTGCAACAACGGCTGGAAAGGAGCCCGCTGCGACCAAG CGGGCGTCATCGTGGACAGCCTCAACACTTTTTCCAGCACGGCAGTACACGTGGACACCCGGCAGATCGGCGCCATCGCGGGAATCGTGGCGCTGCTCCTGCTCGGgctcttcctcctcctgctcTTCGTCATCTACAGGAAGAAGCGGAAAGGGAAAAAAGCTCCCGTCCCGGCGGTGACGTACACTCCGGCCGTGAGGGCCACCGCCGACTACACCGTCACAG ACGCTCATCTCCCACGTGACGCTCACCCCAGTAACTACTTCTCCAACCCCAGCTACCACACTCTCACCCAGTGCACCAACCCGGAACATAACTCTCCATACggaaaa GCCGGGAAGAACAACATGTTTTTGAACTTGAACAACGCGGAGGAAAGGAAGCGATATCCCATGGCCGATCCCTCCGGCACATTACCCGCACGCTGGAAACACAGGGACCGTTTCAATGAACTCG GAGCCTACGGAGCAGACAGAAGGTGCACAGGGAAATCTTTGCGAG ATCTGGCGAAAGGCATTCCATACCACGGAAGTTCCAGCTCCTTGAACAGTTGGGAGAATCCCTACGCCACCATCAAGGACCCCCCGACGGGGACGACCAAAAGCGCCGAATGCGGCTACGTGGAAATGAAGTCCCCCGCCAGGCGGGATCCGCCTTATGCCGAAATCGCCAATGCCGGCGATCAGACCAATCCCAAAAACGTGTATGAAATCG AGCCGACCGTAAGCGCCATTGGCGACGCCGGACAAAGTCAGGAGCACACGCCAGCGGGCCAGGACCCCTACGACCTCCCGAAGAACAGCCACATCCCCTGTCACTACGACGTGCTCCCGGTCCGGGAAAGTCCCACGTCGGAAGACGGCCAGCTGGATGCCGACTGA
- the chsy3 gene encoding chondroitin sulfate synthase 3: MPLKSRRQWTTVLFGVILGFTACSWLIVPQVLESKRHESPLCSFKSDSTPGKSSAKLADVDDRAARDLEKEATPGNDSGGGDGDGPSVVTRPKRFLYVGVMTAKKYLATRAVAAFNTWARSIPGKVEFFSSAGSDDVVPGPLPVISLPGVDDSYPPQKKSFMMLKYIHDHYLDKYQWFMRADDDVYIRGEKLELFLRSLNSSKPLYLGQTGLGMAEELGRLALEPGENFCMGGPGMIFSREVLRRMIPHIGTCLRELYTTHEDVEVGRCVRRFGGTQCVWSYEMQQLFYENYEHKQGYIEELHNSKIHNAITLHPNKWPAYQYRLHNYMLTREISRLRHQTILLHREGLVMTHLSDTEMSWEDQQLGGPPSYMRYQPGERNDVIEWDFLTDRHVYSAVENKMARQSLGSSLRTALEDIILQVMEMINENSKTRGRVIEFKKIQYGYHRVDPMHGAEYILDLLLLYKKHKGRKITVPVRRHAYLQQSFSRPFFHESQELNVADLVAAINSQSQSLSFLPNSLKFLSPFQYYESNREIGEQSQRKINILVPLSGRYDTFVRFMENFEKVCLIPKQNVKLSVILVDNESPENKGKHVRLVKDYHRKYPKADLALVPMTGNFSRGFALELGSSLSDNDTLLFFCDVDLIFNADSLQRCRDNTVQGSQIYFPVIFSQYDPKIVYAEKAPRENNFVLTKKSGFWRAYGFGIACVVKSDLLKAGGFDTSIFGWGLEDVDLFTKVINSGLQVLRSQEPGIVHIYHPVHCNSSLEQRQLKMCLGSKASTYASTMQLAELWMDKHVGVYNKTAS; encoded by the exons ATGCCTCTGAAATCCAGGAGACAGTGGACCACCGTCCTCTTCGGGGTCATTCTGGGATTCACGGCGTGCTCTTGGTTGATCGTCCCCCAAGTTCTGGAAAGTAAACGCCACGAATCTCCTTTGTGTTCCTTCAAAAGTGACTCGACGCCGGGGAAAAGCTCGGCCAAGCTCGCGGACGTCGACGACCGGGCCGCTCGGGACTTGGAGAAGGAGGCCACCCCGGGCAACGACAGCGGCGGCGGAGACGGAGACGGCCCGAGTGTCGTCACCCGGCCCAAGCGCTTTCTCTACGTGGGCGTGATGACGGCCAAAAAGTATTTGGCCACCCGTGCCGTGGCCGCCTTCAATACTTGGGCGCGTTCCATCCCCGGCAAGGTGGAGTTCTTCTCCAGTGCCGGATCCGACGACGTCGTCCCCGGACCGTTGCCGGTCATCTCCCTCCCCGGTGTGGACGATTCCTACCCTCCGCAGAAGAAGTCCTTCATGATGCTCAAATACATCCACGATCACTACTTGGACAAATACCAGTGGTTCATGCGAGCGGACGACGATGTCTACATCAGGG GCGAGAAGCTGGAGTTGTTCTTGCGCTCTCTGAATAGCAGCAAGCCTCTCTACCTGGGCCAAACGGGCCTGGGCATGGCCGAGGAGTTGGGCCGACTGGCCCTggagcccggggagaactttTGCATGGGCGGACCCGGCATGATCTTCAGCAGGGAGGTGCTACGCCGGATGATTCCACACATTGGGACTTGTCTCAGGGAGCTGTACACCACCCACGAGGACGTGGAAGTGGGCCGCTGCGTGCGACGCTTCGGGGGGACGCAGTGCGTGTGGTCCTATGAG ATGCAGCAACTCTTCTACGAGAACTACGAGCACAAGCAAGGCTACATCGAGGAGCTCCACAACAGCAAAATCCACAACGCCATCACGCTCCACCCCAACAAGTGGCCGGCCTACCAGTACCGTCTCCACAACTACATGCTGACTCGGGAGATCTCCAGGTTGCGCCATCAGACCATTCTTCTCCACCGGGAAGGCCTGGTCATGACTCACCTCAGCGACACGGAAATGTCGTGGGAGGACCAGCAGCTGGGCGGGCCGCCCTCCTACATGCGCTATCAGCCCGGCGAGCGAAACGACGTCATCGAGTGGGACTTCCTGACCGACCGCCACGTCTATTCGGCCGTGGAGAACAAGATGGCCCGGCAGAGCCTGGGCAGCTCGCTTCGGACCGCCTTGGAGGACATCATCCTCCAGGTGATGGAGATGATCAACGAGAACTCCAAGACGCGAGGCCGCGTCATCGAGTTCAAAAAGATCCAGTACGGCTACCACCGAGTGGATCCCATGCACGGGGCCGAATACATCTTAGACCTGCTGCTTCTCTACAAAAAACACAAGGGGCGTAAAATCACCGTGCCCGTCCGGCGTCACGCCTACCTCCAGCAGTCCTTCAGCCGACCGTTCTTCCACGAGAGCCAGGAGTTAAACGTGGCGGACCTGGTGGCGGCCATCAACTCGCAATCGCAGTCCCTGTCCTTTCTGCCCAACTCCCTCAAGTTCCTGTCCCCGTTCCAGTACTACGAGTCCAACCGAGAAATCGGGGAACAGAGCCAGAGGAAGATCAACATCCTGGTCCCCCTGTCGGGGCGCTACGACACCTTTGTCCGCTTCATGGAGAACTTTGAAAAGGTCTGCCTGATCCCCAAACAGAACGTCAAGCTCTCCGTGATCCTGGTGGACAACGAGAGCCCCGAGAACAAAGGCAAGCACGTCCGTCTGGTCAAGGATTACCACAGGAAGTACCCCAAGGCCGACCTGGCGCTGGTTCCCATGACGGGAAACTTCTCCCGGGGTTTTGCCCTGGAGCTGGGCTCCTCGCTGTCCGACAACGACACCCTGCTCTTCTTCTGCGACGTGGATCTGATCTTCAACGCCGATTCCCTTCAACGCTGCCGCGACAACACCGTCCAGGGGAGCCAGATCTATTTCCCCGTCATATTCAGCCAGTACGACCCCAAGATCGTGTACGCGGAAAAAGCCCCCAGGGAAAACAATTTCGTCCTGACCAAGAAAAGCGGCTTTTGGCGAGCGTATGGCTTCGGGATCGCCTGCGTGGTGAAGAGCGACCTGCTCAAGGCCGGCGGCTTCGACACGTCCATTTTCGGCTGGGGTCTGGAAGACGTGGACCTTTTCACCAAAGTCATCAATTCGGGTTTACAAGTGT